One genomic window of Salvelinus namaycush isolate Seneca chromosome 22, SaNama_1.0, whole genome shotgun sequence includes the following:
- the LOC120017630 gene encoding zinc finger SWIM domain-containing protein 8-like isoform X7, giving the protein MELMFAEWEDGERFSFEDSDRFEEDSLCSFISEAESLCQNWRGWRKQSAGPNSPTVKIKDGQVIPLVELSAKQVAFHIPFEVVEKVYPPVPEQLQLRIAYWSFPENEEDIRLYSCLANGSPDEFQRGEQLYRMRAVKDPLQIGFHLSATVVSPQAGQSKGAYNVAVMFDRCRITSCSCTCGAGAKWCAHVVALCLFRIHNASAVCLRAPVSESLSRLQRDQLQKFAQYLISELPQQILPTAQRLLDELLSSQSTAINTVCGAPDPTAGPSASDQSTWYLDESTLSDNIKKTLHKFCGPSPVVFSDVNSMYLSSTEPPAAAEWACLLRPLRGREPEGIWNLLSIVREMLKRRDSNAAPLLEILTEQCLTYEQIIGWWYSVRTSASHSSASGHTGRSNGQSEVAAHACASMCDEMVVLWRLAVLDPTMSPHRRLELAAQLKQWHLKVIEIVKRGQHRKSLDKLFQGFKPAVESCYFNWEVAYPLPGITYCSADKKSASFCWARAVQQQRGAKAGLAGDTSELGGGGGRSGSSEGGGGDYKGRSPQQEVAVRPKETIVSKRKGLSAGGGGGVLVRLGGSVSLSLEEGSSKGMYKGAGSSSSTGGKAKIAQGGKSSSGGSGVVGGKHQAAKRRTSSEDSSLEPDMAELSLDDGSSLALGAEASNTFDFTPPPPEMLPSPSPLLREPHKYSGGGKGAGNTPKERAFEGKRVTLAATLPATEPQPAFPTKENTAVIVEAAIAVEKVVNVEAEMNGNEEAAIAGDARPSTSVVTVTAAAAKSPRGARRETGTEAVALPNQAPEGAAEAGAGGDPVGEDDYQAYFLNSANEEGAERVSENNNEEEPDIFAGIKPLEQEGQMEVLFACAEALHAHGYSNDACRLAVELAGDLLANPPDLKVEQPQTKGKKSKVSTSRQTQVATNTLVKTSFLLTVLSERLELHNLAFSTGMFSLELQRPPASTKALEVKLAYQESEVVALLKKIPLGLVEMTSIRDRAEQLRDGNFCDYRPVLPLMLASFIFDVLCTPVVSPTGSRPPSRNRNNEMPGDEELGFEAAVAALGMKTTVSEAEHPLLCEGTRREKGDLALALMITYKDDQSKLKKILDKLLDRESQTHKPQTLSSFYSSKPAASSQRSPSKHATHTAHGHGGATGGVSKHAPNTTAAAGSSSSLQAVAAGGAAGQQAGLAGSGVQNNSTAGECVSEAREQADGVQPASCDQPSEAVPFKPEGTVPSRLALGGRGAYSGRCWGSPVRQKKKHTGMASIDSSAPETTSDSSPTLSRRPLRGGWAAASWGRGQDSDSISSSSSDSLGSSSSSGSRRAGGGARAKSTDTSRYKGRRPECHAPHVPNQPSEAAAHFYFELAKTVLIKAGGNSSTSIFTQPSASGGHQGPHRNLHLCAFEIGLYALGLHNFVSPNWLSRTYSSHVSWITGQAMEIGSAALNILVECWDGHLTPPEVASLADRASRARDPNMVRAAAELALSCLPHAHALNPNEIQRALVQCKEQDNVMLEKACMAVEEAAKGGGVYPEVLFEVAHQWYWLYEQTVGGGSGAQREGPGRCGANGGAGRRPPETGHGVMDNIGNMDSSGVATVTASVTAATVVPVISVGSTIYQSHALPGSAMAHPHTQGLHPYTTIQAHLPTVCTPQYLGHPLQHVPRPTVFPVSGGAYPQGMHPAFIGAQYPFSVATGPHPPMAATAVTFPGVPVPSMTQIAVHPYHTETGLPLSTTVAGAASFSPFYPVGGVHSGATIQAIQGSSLPGMSSQPVSLVSAPFPSEDEQHSQPISQQGLHYLHSAYRVGMLALEMLGRRAHNDHPNNFSRSPPYTEDVKWLLGLAARLGVNYVYQFCVGAAKGVLSPFVLQEIIMEALQRLNPAHIHAHLRTPAFHQLVQRCQQAYLQYIHHRLIHLTPADYDDFVNIIRSARGAFCLTPVGMMQFNDVLQNLKRGKQTKELWQRISLEMATFSP; this is encoded by the exons GCTGTACTCGTGTCTGGCTAACGGCAGCCCTGATGAGTTCCAGCGAGGGGAGCAGCTGTACAGGATGAGGGCTGTCAAAGACCCTCTGCAGATAG gttTCCACCTCAGTGCCACCGTGGTGTCGCCCCAGGCTGGCCAATCAAAAGGGGCGTACAATGTGGCTGTCATGTTCGACCGCTGCCGCATCACTTCCTGCAGTTGCACCTGTGGAGCCGGGGCCAAGTGGTGCGCCCATGTGGTGGCCCTCTGCCTCTTCAGGATCCACAAC GCGTCTGCAGTGTGCTTGCGAGCCCCCGTGTCAGAGTCCCTGTCCCGGCTGCAGAGGGACCAGCTGCAGAAGTTTGCCCAGTACCTCATCAGTGAGCTTCCCCAACAG ATTTTGCCCACAGCCCAGAGGCTCCTGGATGAGCTCCTGTCCTCCCAGTCCACAGCCATCAACACAGTGTGTGGGGCTCCCG ACCCCACTGCTGGCCCCTCAGCCTCTGATCAGAGCACCTGGTATCTAGATGAGTCTACGCTCAGTGACAACATCAAGAAGACTCTGCACAAGTTCTGTggcccctctcctgttgtcttcaG TGACGTCAACTCCATGTACCTGTCATCCACGGAGCCTCCGGCGGCGGCAGAGTGGGCGTGTCTGCTGAGGCCGCTGAGGGGGCGGGAGCCCGAGGGGATCTGGAACCTCCTGTCCATCGTCAGGGAGATGCTCAAGAGGAGAGACAGCAATGCTGCACCCCTACTAGAGATCCTCACTGAGCAGTGTCTCACTTATGAACAG ATCATTGGCTGGTGGTACAGCGTGCGTACGTCGGCATCCCACAGCAGTGCCAGCGGGCACACGGGGCGCAGTAACGGGCAGTCGGAGGTGGCAGCCCACGCCTGCGCCAGCATGTGTGATGAGATGGTCGTTCTGTGGAGGCTGGCTGTCCTAGACCCCACCATGAGCCCTCATAG GCGTTTGGAGCTGGCTGCCCAGCTCAAGCAGTGGCATCTGAAAGTGATTGAGATCGTGAAGCGAGGACAACACCGCAAGTCCCTGGACAAACTGTTCCAGGGCTTCAAGCCAGCCGTGGAGTCCTGCTACTTCAACTGGGAGGTGGCCTACCCACTGCCAGGCATCACCTACTGCAGTGCAGACAAGAAGAGCGCTTCCTTCTGCTGGGCCAGGGCAGTGCAGCAGCAGAGAGGGGCCAAGGCTGGCCTGGCTGGAGACACCTCTGAacttggaggaggaggggggagatctGGCAGCTCTGAGGGAGGTGGGGGAGACTACAAGGGTAGAAGTCCCCAACAAGAAGTGGCGGTCAGGCCCAAAGAGACCATCGTGAGCAAAAGGAAGGGGTTGTCGGCCGGGGGCGGAGGAGGGGTCCTAGTGCGGCTAGGGggcagtgtgtctctctctctagaggAGGGCAGTAGTAAGGGGATGTACAAAGGCGCAGGTTCCTCCTCGTCCACTGGGGGCAAGGCTAAGATAGCCCAGGGGGGCAAGTCGTCCTCTGGGGGATCAGGAGTGGTAGGGGGAAAACACCAAGCGGCCAAGCGGCGCACCAGCAGTGAGGACAGCTCCCTCGAGCCTGACATGGCCGAGCTGAGCCTGGATGATGGCTCCAGTCTGGCGCTGGGTGCTGAGGCCAGCAACACCTTTGACTTCACGCCCCCGCCGCCTGAGATGCTGCCCTCACCAAGCCCGCTACTCAGAGAGCCACACAAATACAGTGGGGGAGGGAAAGGGGCCGGAAACACGCCCAAGGAGCGCGCCTTCGAGGGCAAACGGGTCACCCTTGCTGCCACCCTGCCTGCCACTGAGCCCCAGCCCGCCTTCCCCACCAAAGAGAACACTGCTGTCATCGTGGAAGCAGCCATTGCTGTGGAGAAGGTGGTGAATGTGGAGGCGGAGATGAATGGAAATGAGGAGGCGGCCATCGCTGGAGACGCTCGGCCCTCCACCTCGGTTGTTACCGTGACTGCAGCTGCTGCCAAGTCACCGCGTGGTGCCCGCCGAGAAACTGGCACCGAAGCCGTAGCCCTGCCCAATCAGGCCCCAGAGGGAGCAGCAGAAGCAGGGGCAGGAGGAGACCCTGTAGGAGAGGATGACTACCAGGCCTACTTTCTGAATTCAGCTAAtgaggagggggcagagagagtgtCAGAGAACAACAATGAGGAGGAACCAGACATCTTTGCTGGGATCAAGCCACTGGAGCAGGAGGGCCAGATGGAGGTGCTGTTTGCGTGTGCAGAGGCCCTCCACGCTCACGGCTACAGCAACGATGCCTGCAGACTGGCAGTGGAGCTGGCTGGAGACCTGCTGGCCAACCCTCCAGACCTGAAGGTGGAGCAGCCCCAGACCAAGGGCAAGAAGAGCAAGGTGTCCACCAGCAGGCAGACCCAGGTGGCCACCAACACCCTGGTTAAGACCTCCTTCCTGCTGACGGTGCTGAGCGAGAGGCTGGAGCTTCACAACCTGGCCTTCAGCACGGGTATGTTCTCTCTGGAGCTGCAGAGGCCCCCAGCCTCCACCAAGGCCCTGGAGGTCAAGCTTGCCTACCAGGAGTCAGAGGTGGTGGCTCTGCTGAAGAAAATCCCTCTGGGCCTGGTGGAGATGACGTCCATACGGGACAGGGCCGAGCAGCTCCGAGACGGGAACTTCTGTGACTACAGGCCCGTCCTGCCCCTCATGCTGGCCAGCTTCATATTTGATGTGCTGTGTACCCCTG TTGTGTCCCCCACAGGTTCCCGTCCGCCTAGCCGTAATCGGAACAACGAGATGCCTGGAGATGAGGAGCTGGGCTTTGAGGCGGCTGTAGCAGCACTGG GTATGAAGACCACAGTGAGCGAGGCAGAGcatcctctgctgtgtgaggggaccaggagagagaaaggagacttGGCTCTGGCCCTCATGATCACATACAAGGATGACCAGAGCAAGCTGAAAAAG ATCCTGGACAAGCTGCTGGACAGAGAGAGCCAGACCCACAAGCCCCAGACCCTGAGCTCCTTCTACTCCAGCAAGCCAGCTGCCAGCAGCCAAAGGAGCCCGTCCAAGCACGCTACCCACACTGCTCACGGACACGGAGGTGCCACCGGAGGGGTGTCCAAACATGCCCCCAACACCACAGCTGCAGCCgggtcctcctcctccttgcaAGCGGTGGCTGCTGGGGGGGCGGCAGGACAGCAGGCGGGTCTGGCGGGCAGTGGGGTGCAGAACAACTCCACAGCCGGAGAGTGTGTCAGTGAGGCCAGAGAGCAAG CAGATGGCGTCCAGCCTGCGTCATGTGACCAGCCGAGTGAGGCTGTCCCATTCAAGCCAGAGGGCACAGTGCCGAGCCGCTTGGCGCTGGGAGGACGGGGGGCATACAGCGGGCGCTGCTGGGGCTCTCCTGTCCGCCAGAAGAAGAAACACACAG GCATGGCGAGTATCGACAGCAGTGCTCCTGAGACCACCTCAGACAGCTCCCCCACCCTTAGTCGACGCCCACTCAGAGGGGGCTGGGCCGCAGCTTCCTGGGGGAGGGGCCAAGACAGTGACAGCATCAGCAGCTCCTCTTCTGATTCGCTAGGCTCCTCCTCATCCAGTGGCTCTCGCAGGGCCGGAGGCGGAGCTAGAGCAAAGAGCACAGACACCAGCAG GTATAAAGGGCGTCGTCCCGAGTGCCATGCACCACATGTGCCCAACCAACCGTCGGAGGCGGCGGCCCACTTCTACTTCGAGCTGGCCAAGACCGTGCTGATCAAGGCCGGGGGCAACAGCTCCACCTCCATCTTCACCCAGCCCTCAGCCAGTGGAGGCCACCAGGGGCCCCACCGCAACTTGCACCTCTGTGCCTTTGAGATCGGCCTGTACGCCCTAGGCCTGCACAACTTTGTCTCACCTAACTGGCTCTCCAGGACCTACTCCTCCCACGTCTCCTGGATCACAG gCCAGGCCATGGAGATCGGCAGTGCTGCCCTCAACATCCTGGTGGAATGCTGGGACGGGCACCTCACCCCTCCCGAGGTGGCATCACTGGCCGACAGAGCATCACGGGCGCGGGATCCTAACATGGTTCGCGCTGCGGCTGAGCTGGCCCTAAGCTGCCTGCCCCATGCACACGCCCTCAACCCCAATGAGATCCAGAGGGCCCTGGTGCAGTGCAAGGAACAG gACAACGTGATGCTAGAGAAAGCCTGTATGGCTGTAGAGGAGGCAGCCAAGGGGGGCGGTGTGTACCCTGAGGTTCTGTTTGAGGTGGCCCACCAGTGGTACTGGCTCTATGAGCAGACAGTAGGAGGGGGGTCAGGGGCCCAGCGTGAAGGCCCGGGACGCTGTGGGGCCAACGGTGGAGCTGGAAGGAGGCCCCCAGAGACGGGCCACGGTGTAATGGACAACATTGGCAACATGGATTCCTCCGGCGTCGCTACGGTGACGGCCTCAGTGACAGCAGCGACTGTGGTGCCCGTCATCTCTGTGGGCTCCACCATCTACCAATCACACGCCCTTCCCGGCTCGGCCATGGCCCACCCCCACACCCAGGGCCTGCACCCCTACACCACCATCCAGGCCCACCTACCCACAGTCTGCACCCCCCAGTACCTGGGGCACCCACTGCAGCACGTCCCCCGGCCCACTGTATTCCCTGTGTCAGGGGGTGCCTACCCACAG GGAATGCACCCGGCCTTTATCGGTGCCCAGTACCCGTTCTCAGTGGCCACTGGCCCCCATCCGCCCATGGCAGCGACAGCGGTCACCTTCCCCGGTGTTCCCGTGCCGTCCATGACCCAGATCGCCGTCCACCCCTATCACACCGAGACCGGCCTGCCTCTTAGCACCACTGTAGCAG GAGCCGCATCTTTTTCCCCTTTCTATCCAGTAGGTGGCGTCCATTCAGGCGCCACAATCCAGGCCATTCAGGGGTCATCTCTTCCTGGAATGTCTTCTCAGCCTGTCTCATTGGTCAGCGCCCCCTTCCCGTCTGAAGACGAGCAGCATAGCCAGCCAATCAGCCAGCAGGGCCTTCACTACCTGCACTCAGCATACAGAGTTG GCATGCTAGCTTTGGAGATGCTTGGCAGGAGGGCTCACAACGACCATCCCAATAACTTCTCCCGCAGCCCCCCATACACAGAGGACGTCAAGTGGCTCCTGGGCCTGGCTGCACGGCTAG GGGTGAACTACGTGTACCAGTTCTGTGTGGGTGCGGCTAAGGGCGTGCTCAGCCCCTTCGTTCTTCAGGAGATCATCATGGAGGCTCTCCAGAGACTGAACCCCGCCCACATCCATGCCCATCTCCGCACGCCTGCCTTCCACCAACTGGTGCAACGCTGCCAGCAGGCCTACCTACAG TACATCCACCACCGGCTGATCCACCTGACCCCGGCCGACTACGACGACTTTGTCAACATCATCCGCAGCGCCCGCGGGGCCTTCTGCCTGACCCCTGTGGGCATGATGCAGTTCAACGACGTGCTGCAGAACCTGAAGAGGGGCAAGCAGACCAAGGAGCTGTGGCAGCGCATCTCTCTGGAGATGGCCACCTTCTCCCCATGA